In Oncorhynchus gorbuscha isolate QuinsamMale2020 ecotype Even-year linkage group LG02, OgorEven_v1.0, whole genome shotgun sequence, a single genomic region encodes these proteins:
- the clk4b gene encoding dual specificity protein kinase CLK4b isoform X1, which produces MRRSRRMRHPDGWVEEYSYEEKQDIRKRQRRSSHSSDREKRPRRYHHDKTYERCHLDSKKLERRAQEPSVERESHGDKERDGAKGETCKERRNRDWHHYSKSSARSGRSHQSCRTRHRSRRHSQGRSDSRSHRRKRSRSFEDDEEGHLIYHNGLVLKARYEIVSTLGEGAFGKVVECIDNPNDDTRVALKIIKNIDRYREAAMSEVEVLEQMNSLDDERTFGCVRMLDWFDYHGHICIVFELLGLSTFDFLKENGFMPFTVDQIRHMAYQIFRAVSFLHRNKLTHTDLKPENILFVNSDYDMEYNAKMKRDERTLKNLDVKVVDFGNATFDHEHHTSVVSTRHYRAPEVILELGWNQSCDVWSLGCILLEYYLGLTLFQTHDSKEHLAMMERVLGPIPVHLLQKTKKRRYVHHDRLDWDEHSSSGRYVRKHCKPLKQYMSSRSSDHEQLFDLIHSMMEYDVSRRLTLEEAIWHPFFHPMRKERKK; this is translated from the exons ATGCGGCGTTCCAGGCGCATGCGACACCCTGATGGCTGGGTTGAGGAGTATAGCTATGAGGAGAAGCAGGACATTCGCAAACGGCAGAGGCGAAGTTCCCATAGCAGTGACCGGGAAAAGAGACCGAGGCGGTACCACCACGACAAAACATACGAAAG GTGTCACCTTGACTCTAAGAAGCTGGAGCGCAGAGCCCAGGAGCCCAGTGTGGAGCGAGAGAGCCATGGGGACAAGGAGAGGGATGGGGCCAAGGGTGAGACGTGTAAGGAGCGGAGGAACAGAGACTGGCACCACTACAGCAAATCCTCCGCACGCAGTGGCCGTAGCCACCAGAGCTGTCGCACACGACACCGCTCCCGCCGTCACAGCCAGGGGCGCTCAGACTCG agGAGTCACCGCAGGAAGAGATCCAGAAGTTTTGAGGATGATGAAGAGGGTCACCTGATCTATCACAATGGACTCGTACTAAAAGCAAGAT ATGAGATTGTATCCACTTTAGGAGAAGGGGCTTTCGGGAAAGTGGTGGAATGTATCGACAACCCGAA TGATGACACGAGGGTGGCACTGAAGATCATTAAGAACATTGACCGTTACCGGGAGGCTGCTATGTCTGAGGTAGAGGTGCTGGAACAGATGAACTCCCTGGATGACGAGAGAACCTT TGGCTGTGTGCGTATGCTGGACTGGTTCGATTACCATGGCCACATCTGCATTGTGTTTGAGCTTCTGGGTCTCAGCACTTTTGACTTTCTGAAGGAGAACGGCTTCATGCCTTTCACTGTGGACCAGATCAGACACATGGCCTACCAGATCTTCAGAGCTGTGTCCT TTCTCCATCGAAATAAACTGACCCATACTGACCTGAAGCCAGAGAATATTCTCTTTGTCAATTCTGACTATGACATGGAATACAATGCCAAAATG AAACGGGATGAGAGAACTTTGAAGAACCTAGATGTGAAAGTGGTGGATTTTGGTAACGCCACCTTTGACCATGAGCACCACACCTCTGTGGTCTCCACCCGCCATTACAGAGCACCGGAGGTCATCCTTG AGCTGGGGTGGAATCAGTCATGTGATGTGTGGAGTCTAGGCTGCATTCTCCTAGAGTACTATCTTGGGTTAACACTGTTCCAG ACGCATGACAGCAAAGAACACCTGGCGATGATGGAGAGGGTTCTGGGGCCCATACCTGTCCACCTACTACAGAAAACAAA GAAGCGGCGGTATGTGCATCATGACCGGCTGGACTGGGATGAACACAGTTCCTCAGGGAGATATGTGAGGAAGCACTGCAAACCACTCAAG CAATACATGTCCTCCAGGAGCTCAGACCACGAGCAGCTATTTGACCTGATCCACAGTATGATGGAGTATGACGTGTCCAGGAGGCTCACCCTGGAAGAGGCCATCTGGCATCCATTCTTCCACCCcatgaggaaggagaggaaaaaGTGA
- the clk4b gene encoding dual specificity protein kinase CLK4b isoform X2 — protein MSEVEVLEQMNSLDDERTFGCVRMLDWFDYHGHICIVFELLGLSTFDFLKENGFMPFTVDQIRHMAYQIFRAVSFLHRNKLTHTDLKPENILFVNSDYDMEYNAKMKRDERTLKNLDVKVVDFGNATFDHEHHTSVVSTRHYRAPEVILELGWNQSCDVWSLGCILLEYYLGLTLFQTHDSKEHLAMMERVLGPIPVHLLQKTKKRRYVHHDRLDWDEHSSSGRYVRKHCKPLKQYMSSRSSDHEQLFDLIHSMMEYDVSRRLTLEEAIWHPFFHPMRKERKK, from the exons ATGTCTGAGGTAGAGGTGCTGGAACAGATGAACTCCCTGGATGACGAGAGAACCTT TGGCTGTGTGCGTATGCTGGACTGGTTCGATTACCATGGCCACATCTGCATTGTGTTTGAGCTTCTGGGTCTCAGCACTTTTGACTTTCTGAAGGAGAACGGCTTCATGCCTTTCACTGTGGACCAGATCAGACACATGGCCTACCAGATCTTCAGAGCTGTGTCCT TTCTCCATCGAAATAAACTGACCCATACTGACCTGAAGCCAGAGAATATTCTCTTTGTCAATTCTGACTATGACATGGAATACAATGCCAAAATG AAACGGGATGAGAGAACTTTGAAGAACCTAGATGTGAAAGTGGTGGATTTTGGTAACGCCACCTTTGACCATGAGCACCACACCTCTGTGGTCTCCACCCGCCATTACAGAGCACCGGAGGTCATCCTTG AGCTGGGGTGGAATCAGTCATGTGATGTGTGGAGTCTAGGCTGCATTCTCCTAGAGTACTATCTTGGGTTAACACTGTTCCAG ACGCATGACAGCAAAGAACACCTGGCGATGATGGAGAGGGTTCTGGGGCCCATACCTGTCCACCTACTACAGAAAACAAA GAAGCGGCGGTATGTGCATCATGACCGGCTGGACTGGGATGAACACAGTTCCTCAGGGAGATATGTGAGGAAGCACTGCAAACCACTCAAG CAATACATGTCCTCCAGGAGCTCAGACCACGAGCAGCTATTTGACCTGATCCACAGTATGATGGAGTATGACGTGTCCAGGAGGCTCACCCTGGAAGAGGCCATCTGGCATCCATTCTTCCACCCcatgaggaaggagaggaaaaaGTGA